In Citrus sinensis cultivar Valencia sweet orange chromosome 4, DVS_A1.0, whole genome shotgun sequence, one DNA window encodes the following:
- the LOC102628159 gene encoding uncharacterized protein LOC102628159 isoform X4: MATPKEVVFGGDEEEVKSEGLEIVSIGYLYKGPWEKKYWSSSRGKDRYPYPVGYHAVQAHNGSTCKMEIHEGPKGPLFMITSSDAHSCSGQTPDIAWEKFQKKHCPRMKTWHGKRLSCKIDGVEFFGFKNSFVQRLLRELVADINGEAERNLLSSSFCNGASSSKHDNQNSGACADPDFQPYLQRAPVTKKRSRKNEVTNRKPVGRSGFKKPRPANEMNHKRECSAPPSISKVQPSVHLNSKTNKERDGNFSAKDGFPSESIDFSVHLAEGSVIVQEVANSLIEEEKPLDRSKNFSLLEATEDVTGDAPVLKDSPCVETVNLCAPDTLDFVQDNTMPSSPSTRDKGNYSLKEDFTTANNVHSERIVADSHAEEEIGTSNSNASFGKGGFDSVGQEITEAMMTVLLPKAIPLLNNVSRKEKANFRLSETSPIRVNLQEGKNETSLSMKPSSPAAIEKTNGDREEKLQNQDVDLGLDAPIFENSKSFVLDSFEDDQHRDHITNEVKLSCNIVEADEPSTDKDINLPSPQKDCAVEDARNESFVYHVETSNSKNVLSQANMDLDKMLLDRDACISESVLDCRSSSKEVFSKKVQDNFANLSKNSTVAEIHPVEKDLKNEPESTEGANDADTRGMNSTVQLSRKDIPVKVASGETGSPVQVPHKVYSRKVSKRAPLMKKFDGPFSESIICRNFIDDHVAKQQHTAETLLASEISQMRSSDYKPRRENFDAARDLLEVKSCCLPVISKNSTVFCATKDKDFHNSFDPSTLHMKNLKANSGKELDEQLNFAEFNSSVVSQKQEISGCEYTSSNAKESQVSSDLKLQKNVECINELAGTFDLMGCYFFPLPILSVLLSTTGDKIYVCVSCGFLVDKKRTLFIYTVDIQEPRVGNPSCVGHTSVMLPFLKDNFGREIALERSCALFTPDGQYLVLLDSMKTPYCREGRSDCLCSTCTSHRLDENAVKIVKVKPGYVSVVAKLKTDDCVQCILVCEPKHLIAVGESGKLHLWEMNSSWSAQVEECIIPINDCIYPCIVEMKRIPKCAPLVVGHNGFGEFGIWDISKRVLVSRFSAARASIYQFFPINLFSWQRNGSVSMDASLELTNTATTSLFSKHSEKSSFCPSVGEDSAIWLLVSTISDSDAQHNCMSRDCQKNPVRFWRLALLVKNRVILGSPLDPRASAIGASSGLGIIGTNDGLVYAWELSSGNKLGILHHFKGKIFIRCRVRTF; encoded by the exons ATGGCGACGCCAAAAGAGGTAGTGTTTGGAGGAGACGAAGAAGAAGTGAAATCTGAGGGACTCGAAATTGTGTCGATTGGGTATCTATACAAAGGTCCCTGGGAAAAGAAGTACTGGAGCTCCTCCAGG GGTAAAGATCGATATCCTTATCCTGTGGGATACCATGCTGTTCAAGCTCACAATGGGAGCACATGTAAGATGGAAATTCATGAAGGTCCAAAAGGCCCTTTATTCATG ATTACTTCCTCTGATGCACATTCATGCTCTGGGCAAACTCCAGATATTGCATGGGAGAAGTTTCAAAAGAAACATTGCCCCCGCATGAAGACTTGGCATGGAAAGAGACTTTCGTGCAAGATAGATGGTGTGGAG TTTTTTGGGttcaaaaattcatttgtCCAGAGGTTACTTCGAGAACTGGTGGCAGATATCAATGGAGAAGCGGAGAGGAACTTGTTGTCCTCAAGCTTCTGCAACGGGGCTTCCAGCTCAAAGCATGATAATCAAAACTCAGGAGCATGTGCAGATCCTGATTTCCAACCATACTTGCAAAGAGCACCGGTTACAAAGAAGAGAAGCAGGAAAAATGAAGTCACTAATAGGAAGCCAGTTGGTAGGAGTGGCTTTAAAAAACCCCGACCTGCAAATGAGATGAATCATAAGCGTGAATGTTCTGCACCTCCATCCATTTCAAAAGTGCAGCCATCAGTGCACTTAAATTCCAAAACTAATAAAGAGAGAGATGGTAACTTTTCAGCCAAAGATGGTTTTCCTTCAGAATCCATTGACTTCTCTGTTCACCTTGCAGAGGGATCTGTTATTGTTCAAGAAGTAGCCAACAGCTTGATTGAAGAGGAAAAACCT CTTGATAGGtcaaaaaatttcagtttACTGGAGGCAACAGAAGATGTAACTGGAGATGCACCAGTCCTGAAAGACTCTCCATGTGTAGAAACTGTCAATCTTTGTGCACCTGATACTTTAGATTTTGTGCAAG ACAACACTATGCCTTCCTCTCCATCTACTCGTGATAAAGGTAATTACAGTTTGAAAGAGGACTTTACTACAGCCAACAATGTCCATTCTGAAAGAATTGTAGCTGATTCACatgcagaagaagaaattgGCACATCTAATTCAAATGCAAGTTTTGGGAAGGGTGGTTTTGATTCAGTTGGTCAGGAAATCACCGAGGCCATGATGACAGTTTTACTTCCAAAAGCAATTCCTCTGCTCAATAACGTCTCAAGAAAGGAAAAGGCAAACTTTAGACTCTCAGAGACTTCACCGATTAGGGTTAATCTGCAGGAGGGGAAAAATGAAACTAGTCTTTCGATGAAACCTTCATCTCCAG CTGCAATTGAGAAGACCAATGGTGATAGGGAGGAAAAGTTGCAAAATCAGGATGTGGATCTTGGGCTTGATGCcccaatttttgaaaattctaaGTCTTTTGTTCTCGACAGTTTTGAAGATGATCAACATCGGGATCACATAACTAACGAAGTAAAATTGTCTTGTAATATTGTGGAAGCTGATGAACCTAGTACCGATAAAGATATAAATCTTCCCAGCCCTCAGAAAGATTGTGCTGTAGAAGATGCAAGGAATGAATCATTTGTTTATCATGTTGAGACCAGTAACAGCAAAAATGTCTTGAGTCAGGCAAACATGGACCTAGATAAAATGCTTCTGGACAGAGATGCATGCATATCTGAGTCCGTTCTAGACTGCAGATCTTCTAGCAAGGAAGTTTTCTCCAAAAAAGTACAAGATAATTTTGCAAATTTGAGCAAAAACTCAACTGTTGCTGAAATCCATCCTGTGGAGAAAGACCTCAAAAATGAGCCCGAGAGTACTGAAG GTGCAAATGATGCTGATACAAGAGGGATGAATAGTACCGTGCAACTGTCAAGAAAGGATATTCCTGTTAAAGTGGCAAGTGGTGAGACTGGGTCGCCTGTGCAAGTCCCACATAAAGTATATTCCAGGAAGGTCTCAAAGAGAGCtcctttaatgaaaaaatttgatgGTCCTTTCTCGGAAAGTATCATATGCAGAAACTTTATAGATGATCATGTTGCCAAACAACAACATACTGCTGAAACGTTGCTTGCCTCTGAGATTAGTCAAATGAGATCTTCTGATTACAAACCACggagagaaaattttgatgcTGCTAGAGATTTGCTTGAGGTAAAATCCTGTTGTTTGCCTGTTATATCAAAGAATTCAACAGTGTTCTGTGCCACCAAAGACAAGGATTTCCATAACTCTTTTGATCCATCTACTTTACacatgaagaatttaaaagcAAATTCTGGCAAGGAATTGGATGAACAGTTGAACTTTGCAGAGTTCAACTCTTCTGTGGTATCTCAAAAACAGGAGATAAGTGGCTGTGAATATACCTCTTCTAATGCCAAGGAATCTCAAGTTAGTTCAGATTTGAAGCTTCAAAAGAATGTGGAATGTATTAATGAGCTAGCTGGCACTTTTGATCTTATGGGATGCTATTTTTTCCCCTTGCCTATTTTATCAGTATTGTTGAGCACAACTGGGGATAAAATCTATGTTTGTGTTTCATGTGGCTTTCTAGTTGATAAGAAGAGAACCCTGTTCATCTATACAGTTGATATTCAAGAACCAAGGGTAGGGAACCCTTCTTGTGTCGGTCATACATCAGTAATGTTGCCATTTTTGAAAGATAACTTTGGTAGAGAA ATTGCATTGGAAAGATCTTGTGCACTATTCACTCCGGATGGACAGTATCTTGTTCTACTTGACAGCATGAAAACACCTTATTGCAG GGAAGGGAGAAGTGATTGTTTGTGCTCAACATGTACATCACATCGCCTTGACGAGAATGCAGTGAAGATTGTGAAAGTAAAACCTGGCTATGTTTCAGTTGTGGCAAAATTGAAAACTGATGATTGTGTGCAGTGTATATTGGTTTGTGAACCCAAACATCTCATTGCTGTTGGAGAGAGTGGAAAACTGCATCTCTGGGAAATGAATTCAAGTTGGAG TGCACAGGTTGAAGAATGTATTATACCAATTAATGATTGCATATATCCTTGCATAGTGGAGATGAAGAGAATCCCAAAGTGTGCCCCTCTTGTTGTTGGTCATAATGGTTTCGGGGAATTTGGTATATG GGATATTTCCAAACGAGTCCTTGTTTCAAGGTTCTCTGCTGCAAGGGCttcaatttatcaattttttccaatcaatttatttagttgGCAAAGAAATGGCTCTGTTTCCATGGATGCTAGTCTGGAGCTCACCAATACTGCAACAACATCATTGTTCTCAAAGCACAGTGAGAAAAGTTCCTTTTGCCCATCAGTGGGGGAAGACTCTGCCATTTGGCTTCTTGTCTCAACTATCTCTGATTCTGATGCTCAACATAATTGCATGTCGAGGGACTGCCAAAAAAATCCAGTCAGATTTTGGAGGCTAGCCTTGCTGGTGAAAAATAGGGTGATCTTGGGAAGCCCATTGGATCCAAG GGCCTCAGCTATTGGTGCATCATCTGGCCTTGGGATCATTGGGACAAATGACGGACTTGTTTATGCGTGGGAATTGTCTTCAGGAAATAAACTTGGCATCCTGCATCATTTCAAAG gtaaaatatttatccGCTGCAGAGTGCGGACTTTTTGA
- the LOC102628159 gene encoding uncharacterized protein LOC102628159 isoform X3, which translates to MATPKEVVFGGDEEEVKSEGLEIVSIGYLYKGPWEKKYWSSSRGKDRYPYPVGYHAVQAHNGSTCKMEIHEGPKGPLFMITSSDAHSCSGQTPDIAWEKFQKKHCPRMKTWHGKRLSCKIDGVEFFGFKNSFVQRLLRELVADINGEAERNLLSSSFCNGASSSKHDNQNSGACADPDFQPYLQRAPVTKKRSRKNEVTNRKPVGRSGFKKPRPANEMNHKRECSAPPSISKVQPSVHLNSKTNKERDGNFSAKDGFPSESIDFSVHLAEGSVIVQEVANSLIEEEKPLDRSKNFSLLEATEDVTGDAPVLKDSPCVETVNLCAPDTLDFVQDNTMPSSPSTRDKEEEIGTSNSNASFGKGGFDSVGQEITEAMMTVLLPKAIPLLNNVSRKEKANFRLSETSPIRVNLQEGKNETSLSMKPSSPAAIEKTNGDREEKLQNQDVDLGLDAPIFENSKSFVLDSFEDDQHRDHITNEVKLSCNIVEADEPSTDKDINLPSPQKDCAVEDARNESFVYHVETSNSKNVLSQANMDLDKMLLDRDACISESVLDCRSSSKEVFSKKVQDNFANLSKNSTVAEIHPVEKDLKNEPESTEGANDADTRGMNSTVQLSRKDIPVKVASGETGSPVQVPHKVYSRKVSKRAPLMKKFDGPFSESIICRNFIDDHVAKQQHTAETLLASEISQMRSSDYKPRRENFDAARDLLEVKSCCLPVISKNSTVFCATKDKDFHNSFDPSTLHMKNLKANSGKELDEQLNFAEFNSSVVSQKQEISGCEYTSSNAKESQVSSDLKLQKNVECINELAGTFDLMGCYFFPLPILSVLLSTTGDKIYVCVSCGFLVDKKRTLFIYTVDIQEPRVGNPSCVGHTSVMLPFLKDNFGREIALERSCALFTPDGQYLVLLDSMKTPYCREGRSDCLCSTCTSHRLDENAVKIVKVKPGYVSVVAKLKTDDCVQCILVCEPKHLIAVGESGKLHLWEMNSSWSAQVEECIIPINDCIYPCIVEMKRIPKCAPLVVGHNGFGEFGIWDISKRVLVSRFSAARASIYQFFPINLFSWQRNGSVSMDASLELTNTATTSLFSKHSEKSSFCPSVGEDSAIWLLVSTISDSDAQHNCMSRDCQKNPVRFWRLALLVKNRVILGSPLDPRASAIGASSGLGIIGTNDGLVYAWELSSGNKLGILHHFKGGTVSCIATDDSGLQALAVAGDGPDGGQLLVYLHAQENIANQ; encoded by the exons ATGGCGACGCCAAAAGAGGTAGTGTTTGGAGGAGACGAAGAAGAAGTGAAATCTGAGGGACTCGAAATTGTGTCGATTGGGTATCTATACAAAGGTCCCTGGGAAAAGAAGTACTGGAGCTCCTCCAGG GGTAAAGATCGATATCCTTATCCTGTGGGATACCATGCTGTTCAAGCTCACAATGGGAGCACATGTAAGATGGAAATTCATGAAGGTCCAAAAGGCCCTTTATTCATG ATTACTTCCTCTGATGCACATTCATGCTCTGGGCAAACTCCAGATATTGCATGGGAGAAGTTTCAAAAGAAACATTGCCCCCGCATGAAGACTTGGCATGGAAAGAGACTTTCGTGCAAGATAGATGGTGTGGAG TTTTTTGGGttcaaaaattcatttgtCCAGAGGTTACTTCGAGAACTGGTGGCAGATATCAATGGAGAAGCGGAGAGGAACTTGTTGTCCTCAAGCTTCTGCAACGGGGCTTCCAGCTCAAAGCATGATAATCAAAACTCAGGAGCATGTGCAGATCCTGATTTCCAACCATACTTGCAAAGAGCACCGGTTACAAAGAAGAGAAGCAGGAAAAATGAAGTCACTAATAGGAAGCCAGTTGGTAGGAGTGGCTTTAAAAAACCCCGACCTGCAAATGAGATGAATCATAAGCGTGAATGTTCTGCACCTCCATCCATTTCAAAAGTGCAGCCATCAGTGCACTTAAATTCCAAAACTAATAAAGAGAGAGATGGTAACTTTTCAGCCAAAGATGGTTTTCCTTCAGAATCCATTGACTTCTCTGTTCACCTTGCAGAGGGATCTGTTATTGTTCAAGAAGTAGCCAACAGCTTGATTGAAGAGGAAAAACCT CTTGATAGGtcaaaaaatttcagtttACTGGAGGCAACAGAAGATGTAACTGGAGATGCACCAGTCCTGAAAGACTCTCCATGTGTAGAAACTGTCAATCTTTGTGCACCTGATACTTTAGATTTTGTGCAAG ACAACACTATGCCTTCCTCTCCATCTACTCGTGATAAAG aagaagaaattgGCACATCTAATTCAAATGCAAGTTTTGGGAAGGGTGGTTTTGATTCAGTTGGTCAGGAAATCACCGAGGCCATGATGACAGTTTTACTTCCAAAAGCAATTCCTCTGCTCAATAACGTCTCAAGAAAGGAAAAGGCAAACTTTAGACTCTCAGAGACTTCACCGATTAGGGTTAATCTGCAGGAGGGGAAAAATGAAACTAGTCTTTCGATGAAACCTTCATCTCCAG CTGCAATTGAGAAGACCAATGGTGATAGGGAGGAAAAGTTGCAAAATCAGGATGTGGATCTTGGGCTTGATGCcccaatttttgaaaattctaaGTCTTTTGTTCTCGACAGTTTTGAAGATGATCAACATCGGGATCACATAACTAACGAAGTAAAATTGTCTTGTAATATTGTGGAAGCTGATGAACCTAGTACCGATAAAGATATAAATCTTCCCAGCCCTCAGAAAGATTGTGCTGTAGAAGATGCAAGGAATGAATCATTTGTTTATCATGTTGAGACCAGTAACAGCAAAAATGTCTTGAGTCAGGCAAACATGGACCTAGATAAAATGCTTCTGGACAGAGATGCATGCATATCTGAGTCCGTTCTAGACTGCAGATCTTCTAGCAAGGAAGTTTTCTCCAAAAAAGTACAAGATAATTTTGCAAATTTGAGCAAAAACTCAACTGTTGCTGAAATCCATCCTGTGGAGAAAGACCTCAAAAATGAGCCCGAGAGTACTGAAG GTGCAAATGATGCTGATACAAGAGGGATGAATAGTACCGTGCAACTGTCAAGAAAGGATATTCCTGTTAAAGTGGCAAGTGGTGAGACTGGGTCGCCTGTGCAAGTCCCACATAAAGTATATTCCAGGAAGGTCTCAAAGAGAGCtcctttaatgaaaaaatttgatgGTCCTTTCTCGGAAAGTATCATATGCAGAAACTTTATAGATGATCATGTTGCCAAACAACAACATACTGCTGAAACGTTGCTTGCCTCTGAGATTAGTCAAATGAGATCTTCTGATTACAAACCACggagagaaaattttgatgcTGCTAGAGATTTGCTTGAGGTAAAATCCTGTTGTTTGCCTGTTATATCAAAGAATTCAACAGTGTTCTGTGCCACCAAAGACAAGGATTTCCATAACTCTTTTGATCCATCTACTTTACacatgaagaatttaaaagcAAATTCTGGCAAGGAATTGGATGAACAGTTGAACTTTGCAGAGTTCAACTCTTCTGTGGTATCTCAAAAACAGGAGATAAGTGGCTGTGAATATACCTCTTCTAATGCCAAGGAATCTCAAGTTAGTTCAGATTTGAAGCTTCAAAAGAATGTGGAATGTATTAATGAGCTAGCTGGCACTTTTGATCTTATGGGATGCTATTTTTTCCCCTTGCCTATTTTATCAGTATTGTTGAGCACAACTGGGGATAAAATCTATGTTTGTGTTTCATGTGGCTTTCTAGTTGATAAGAAGAGAACCCTGTTCATCTATACAGTTGATATTCAAGAACCAAGGGTAGGGAACCCTTCTTGTGTCGGTCATACATCAGTAATGTTGCCATTTTTGAAAGATAACTTTGGTAGAGAA ATTGCATTGGAAAGATCTTGTGCACTATTCACTCCGGATGGACAGTATCTTGTTCTACTTGACAGCATGAAAACACCTTATTGCAG GGAAGGGAGAAGTGATTGTTTGTGCTCAACATGTACATCACATCGCCTTGACGAGAATGCAGTGAAGATTGTGAAAGTAAAACCTGGCTATGTTTCAGTTGTGGCAAAATTGAAAACTGATGATTGTGTGCAGTGTATATTGGTTTGTGAACCCAAACATCTCATTGCTGTTGGAGAGAGTGGAAAACTGCATCTCTGGGAAATGAATTCAAGTTGGAG TGCACAGGTTGAAGAATGTATTATACCAATTAATGATTGCATATATCCTTGCATAGTGGAGATGAAGAGAATCCCAAAGTGTGCCCCTCTTGTTGTTGGTCATAATGGTTTCGGGGAATTTGGTATATG GGATATTTCCAAACGAGTCCTTGTTTCAAGGTTCTCTGCTGCAAGGGCttcaatttatcaattttttccaatcaatttatttagttgGCAAAGAAATGGCTCTGTTTCCATGGATGCTAGTCTGGAGCTCACCAATACTGCAACAACATCATTGTTCTCAAAGCACAGTGAGAAAAGTTCCTTTTGCCCATCAGTGGGGGAAGACTCTGCCATTTGGCTTCTTGTCTCAACTATCTCTGATTCTGATGCTCAACATAATTGCATGTCGAGGGACTGCCAAAAAAATCCAGTCAGATTTTGGAGGCTAGCCTTGCTGGTGAAAAATAGGGTGATCTTGGGAAGCCCATTGGATCCAAG GGCCTCAGCTATTGGTGCATCATCTGGCCTTGGGATCATTGGGACAAATGACGGACTTGTTTATGCGTGGGAATTGTCTTCAGGAAATAAACTTGGCATCCTGCATCATTTCAAAG GTGGAACTGTTTCATGTATAGCTACGGATGATTCTGGGTTGCAAGCCTTGGCTGTTGCCGGTGATGGTCCTGATGGAGGTCAGTTGCTAGTTTATTTGCATGCCCAAGAAAACATTGCGAatcaatga
- the LOC102628159 gene encoding uncharacterized protein LOC102628159 isoform X2: protein MATPKEVVFGGDEEEVKSEGLEIVSIGYLYKGPWEKKYWSSSRGKDRYPYPVGYHAVQAHNGSTCKMEIHEGPKGPLFMITSSDAHSCSGQTPDIAWEKFQKKHCPRMKTWHGKRLSCKIDGVERLLRELVADINGEAERNLLSSSFCNGASSSKHDNQNSGACADPDFQPYLQRAPVTKKRSRKNEVTNRKPVGRSGFKKPRPANEMNHKRECSAPPSISKVQPSVHLNSKTNKERDGNFSAKDGFPSESIDFSVHLAEGSVIVQEVANSLIEEEKPLDRSKNFSLLEATEDVTGDAPVLKDSPCVETVNLCAPDTLDFVQDNTMPSSPSTRDKGNYSLKEDFTTANNVHSERIVADSHAEEEIGTSNSNASFGKGGFDSVGQEITEAMMTVLLPKAIPLLNNVSRKEKANFRLSETSPIRVNLQEGKNETSLSMKPSSPAAIEKTNGDREEKLQNQDVDLGLDAPIFENSKSFVLDSFEDDQHRDHITNEVKLSCNIVEADEPSTDKDINLPSPQKDCAVEDARNESFVYHVETSNSKNVLSQANMDLDKMLLDRDACISESVLDCRSSSKEVFSKKVQDNFANLSKNSTVAEIHPVEKDLKNEPESTEGANDADTRGMNSTVQLSRKDIPVKVASGETGSPVQVPHKVYSRKVSKRAPLMKKFDGPFSESIICRNFIDDHVAKQQHTAETLLASEISQMRSSDYKPRRENFDAARDLLEVKSCCLPVISKNSTVFCATKDKDFHNSFDPSTLHMKNLKANSGKELDEQLNFAEFNSSVVSQKQEISGCEYTSSNAKESQVSSDLKLQKNVECINELAGTFDLMGCYFFPLPILSVLLSTTGDKIYVCVSCGFLVDKKRTLFIYTVDIQEPRVGNPSCVGHTSVMLPFLKDNFGREIALERSCALFTPDGQYLVLLDSMKTPYCREGRSDCLCSTCTSHRLDENAVKIVKVKPGYVSVVAKLKTDDCVQCILVCEPKHLIAVGESGKLHLWEMNSSWSAQVEECIIPINDCIYPCIVEMKRIPKCAPLVVGHNGFGEFGIWDISKRVLVSRFSAARASIYQFFPINLFSWQRNGSVSMDASLELTNTATTSLFSKHSEKSSFCPSVGEDSAIWLLVSTISDSDAQHNCMSRDCQKNPVRFWRLALLVKNRVILGSPLDPRASAIGASSGLGIIGTNDGLVYAWELSSGNKLGILHHFKGGTVSCIATDDSGLQALAVAGDGPDGGQLLVYLHAQENIANQ, encoded by the exons ATGGCGACGCCAAAAGAGGTAGTGTTTGGAGGAGACGAAGAAGAAGTGAAATCTGAGGGACTCGAAATTGTGTCGATTGGGTATCTATACAAAGGTCCCTGGGAAAAGAAGTACTGGAGCTCCTCCAGG GGTAAAGATCGATATCCTTATCCTGTGGGATACCATGCTGTTCAAGCTCACAATGGGAGCACATGTAAGATGGAAATTCATGAAGGTCCAAAAGGCCCTTTATTCATG ATTACTTCCTCTGATGCACATTCATGCTCTGGGCAAACTCCAGATATTGCATGGGAGAAGTTTCAAAAGAAACATTGCCCCCGCATGAAGACTTGGCATGGAAAGAGACTTTCGTGCAAGATAGATGGTGTGGAG AGGTTACTTCGAGAACTGGTGGCAGATATCAATGGAGAAGCGGAGAGGAACTTGTTGTCCTCAAGCTTCTGCAACGGGGCTTCCAGCTCAAAGCATGATAATCAAAACTCAGGAGCATGTGCAGATCCTGATTTCCAACCATACTTGCAAAGAGCACCGGTTACAAAGAAGAGAAGCAGGAAAAATGAAGTCACTAATAGGAAGCCAGTTGGTAGGAGTGGCTTTAAAAAACCCCGACCTGCAAATGAGATGAATCATAAGCGTGAATGTTCTGCACCTCCATCCATTTCAAAAGTGCAGCCATCAGTGCACTTAAATTCCAAAACTAATAAAGAGAGAGATGGTAACTTTTCAGCCAAAGATGGTTTTCCTTCAGAATCCATTGACTTCTCTGTTCACCTTGCAGAGGGATCTGTTATTGTTCAAGAAGTAGCCAACAGCTTGATTGAAGAGGAAAAACCT CTTGATAGGtcaaaaaatttcagtttACTGGAGGCAACAGAAGATGTAACTGGAGATGCACCAGTCCTGAAAGACTCTCCATGTGTAGAAACTGTCAATCTTTGTGCACCTGATACTTTAGATTTTGTGCAAG ACAACACTATGCCTTCCTCTCCATCTACTCGTGATAAAGGTAATTACAGTTTGAAAGAGGACTTTACTACAGCCAACAATGTCCATTCTGAAAGAATTGTAGCTGATTCACatgcagaagaagaaattgGCACATCTAATTCAAATGCAAGTTTTGGGAAGGGTGGTTTTGATTCAGTTGGTCAGGAAATCACCGAGGCCATGATGACAGTTTTACTTCCAAAAGCAATTCCTCTGCTCAATAACGTCTCAAGAAAGGAAAAGGCAAACTTTAGACTCTCAGAGACTTCACCGATTAGGGTTAATCTGCAGGAGGGGAAAAATGAAACTAGTCTTTCGATGAAACCTTCATCTCCAG CTGCAATTGAGAAGACCAATGGTGATAGGGAGGAAAAGTTGCAAAATCAGGATGTGGATCTTGGGCTTGATGCcccaatttttgaaaattctaaGTCTTTTGTTCTCGACAGTTTTGAAGATGATCAACATCGGGATCACATAACTAACGAAGTAAAATTGTCTTGTAATATTGTGGAAGCTGATGAACCTAGTACCGATAAAGATATAAATCTTCCCAGCCCTCAGAAAGATTGTGCTGTAGAAGATGCAAGGAATGAATCATTTGTTTATCATGTTGAGACCAGTAACAGCAAAAATGTCTTGAGTCAGGCAAACATGGACCTAGATAAAATGCTTCTGGACAGAGATGCATGCATATCTGAGTCCGTTCTAGACTGCAGATCTTCTAGCAAGGAAGTTTTCTCCAAAAAAGTACAAGATAATTTTGCAAATTTGAGCAAAAACTCAACTGTTGCTGAAATCCATCCTGTGGAGAAAGACCTCAAAAATGAGCCCGAGAGTACTGAAG GTGCAAATGATGCTGATACAAGAGGGATGAATAGTACCGTGCAACTGTCAAGAAAGGATATTCCTGTTAAAGTGGCAAGTGGTGAGACTGGGTCGCCTGTGCAAGTCCCACATAAAGTATATTCCAGGAAGGTCTCAAAGAGAGCtcctttaatgaaaaaatttgatgGTCCTTTCTCGGAAAGTATCATATGCAGAAACTTTATAGATGATCATGTTGCCAAACAACAACATACTGCTGAAACGTTGCTTGCCTCTGAGATTAGTCAAATGAGATCTTCTGATTACAAACCACggagagaaaattttgatgcTGCTAGAGATTTGCTTGAGGTAAAATCCTGTTGTTTGCCTGTTATATCAAAGAATTCAACAGTGTTCTGTGCCACCAAAGACAAGGATTTCCATAACTCTTTTGATCCATCTACTTTACacatgaagaatttaaaagcAAATTCTGGCAAGGAATTGGATGAACAGTTGAACTTTGCAGAGTTCAACTCTTCTGTGGTATCTCAAAAACAGGAGATAAGTGGCTGTGAATATACCTCTTCTAATGCCAAGGAATCTCAAGTTAGTTCAGATTTGAAGCTTCAAAAGAATGTGGAATGTATTAATGAGCTAGCTGGCACTTTTGATCTTATGGGATGCTATTTTTTCCCCTTGCCTATTTTATCAGTATTGTTGAGCACAACTGGGGATAAAATCTATGTTTGTGTTTCATGTGGCTTTCTAGTTGATAAGAAGAGAACCCTGTTCATCTATACAGTTGATATTCAAGAACCAAGGGTAGGGAACCCTTCTTGTGTCGGTCATACATCAGTAATGTTGCCATTTTTGAAAGATAACTTTGGTAGAGAA ATTGCATTGGAAAGATCTTGTGCACTATTCACTCCGGATGGACAGTATCTTGTTCTACTTGACAGCATGAAAACACCTTATTGCAG GGAAGGGAGAAGTGATTGTTTGTGCTCAACATGTACATCACATCGCCTTGACGAGAATGCAGTGAAGATTGTGAAAGTAAAACCTGGCTATGTTTCAGTTGTGGCAAAATTGAAAACTGATGATTGTGTGCAGTGTATATTGGTTTGTGAACCCAAACATCTCATTGCTGTTGGAGAGAGTGGAAAACTGCATCTCTGGGAAATGAATTCAAGTTGGAG TGCACAGGTTGAAGAATGTATTATACCAATTAATGATTGCATATATCCTTGCATAGTGGAGATGAAGAGAATCCCAAAGTGTGCCCCTCTTGTTGTTGGTCATAATGGTTTCGGGGAATTTGGTATATG GGATATTTCCAAACGAGTCCTTGTTTCAAGGTTCTCTGCTGCAAGGGCttcaatttatcaattttttccaatcaatttatttagttgGCAAAGAAATGGCTCTGTTTCCATGGATGCTAGTCTGGAGCTCACCAATACTGCAACAACATCATTGTTCTCAAAGCACAGTGAGAAAAGTTCCTTTTGCCCATCAGTGGGGGAAGACTCTGCCATTTGGCTTCTTGTCTCAACTATCTCTGATTCTGATGCTCAACATAATTGCATGTCGAGGGACTGCCAAAAAAATCCAGTCAGATTTTGGAGGCTAGCCTTGCTGGTGAAAAATAGGGTGATCTTGGGAAGCCCATTGGATCCAAG GGCCTCAGCTATTGGTGCATCATCTGGCCTTGGGATCATTGGGACAAATGACGGACTTGTTTATGCGTGGGAATTGTCTTCAGGAAATAAACTTGGCATCCTGCATCATTTCAAAG GTGGAACTGTTTCATGTATAGCTACGGATGATTCTGGGTTGCAAGCCTTGGCTGTTGCCGGTGATGGTCCTGATGGAGGTCAGTTGCTAGTTTATTTGCATGCCCAAGAAAACATTGCGAatcaatga